A genomic window from Corvus hawaiiensis isolate bCorHaw1 chromosome 29, bCorHaw1.pri.cur, whole genome shotgun sequence includes:
- the LOC125318280 gene encoding scale keratin-like, with translation MSCYDLCPPKTSVAVPQPIAESCNELCARQCPDSSAFIQPPPVVVTFPGPILSSFPQQAVVGSSGAPAFGGSLGLGGLYGAGATQASGGLCTFGRAYAAPACSPCVLPRYSKKLWDTCGPC, from the coding sequence ATGTCCTGCTACGACCTGTGCCCACCCAAAACCAGcgtggctgtgccccagcccatCGCTGAGAGCTGCAACGAGCTGTGCGCCCGCCAGTGTCCCGACTCCTCAGCCTTCATCCAGCCGCCCCCCGTGGTGGTCACCTTCCCCggccccatcctcagctccttcccgcAGCAAGCCGTGGTGGGCTCCTCCGGAGCACCGGCCTTTGGcggctccctggggctgggcggCCTCTACGGCGCCGGCGCCACCCAGGCCTCGGGGGGCCTCTGCACCTTTGGCAGAGCCTACGCTGCTCCCGCCTGCAGCCCTTGCGTCCTGCCCCGCTACAGCAAGAAGCTCTGGGACACCTGCGGGCCCTGCTAG
- the LOC125318294 gene encoding scale keratin-like, with product MSCYDLCPPKTSVAVPQPIAESCNELCARQCPDSSAFIQPPPVVVTFPGPILSSFPQQAVVGSSGAPAFGGSLGLGGLYGAGATQASGGLCTFGRAYAAPACSPCVLPRYSKKLWDTCGPC from the coding sequence ATGTCCTGCTACGACCTGTGCCCACCCAAAACCAGcgtggctgtgccccagcccatCGCTGAGAGCTGCAACGAGCTGTGCGCCCGCCAGTGTCCCGACTCCTCAGCCTTCATCCAGCCGCCCCCCGTGGTGGTCACCTTCCCCggccccatcctcagctccttcccgcAGCAAGCCGTGGTGGGCTCCTCCGGAGCACCGGCCTTTGGcggctccctggggctgggcggCCTCTACGGCGCCGGTGCCACCCAGGCCTCGGGGGGCCTCTGCACCTTTGGCAGAGCCTACGCTGCTCCCGCCTGCAGCCCTTGCGTCCTGCCCCGCTACAGCAAGAAGCTCTGGGACACCTGCGGGCCCTGCTAG
- the LOC125318301 gene encoding scale keratin-like, whose translation MSCYDLCPPKTSVAVPQPIAESCNELCTRQCPDSSAFIQPPPVVVTFPGPILSSFPQQAVVGSSGAPAFGGSLGLGGLYGAGATQASGGLCTFGRAYAAPACSPCVLPRYSKKLWDTCGPC comes from the coding sequence ATGTCCTGCTACGACCTGTGCCCACCCAAAACCAGcgtggctgtgccccagcccatCGCTGAGAGCTGCAACGAGCTGTGCACCCGCCAGTGTCCCGACTCCTCAGCCTTCATCCAGCCGCCCCCCGTGGTGGTCACCTTCCCCggccccatcctcagctccttcccgcAGCAAGCCGTGGTGGGCTCCTCCGGAGCACCGGCCTTTGGcggctccctggggctgggcggCCTCTACGGCGCCGGCGCCACCCAGGCCTCGGGGGGCCTCTGCACCTTTGGCAGAGCCTACGCTGCTCCCGCCTGCAGCCCTTGCGTCCTGCCCCGCTACAGCAAGAAGCTCTGGGACACCTGCGGGCCCTGCTAG
- the LOC125318284 gene encoding LOW QUALITY PROTEIN: scale keratin-like (The sequence of the model RefSeq protein was modified relative to this genomic sequence to represent the inferred CDS: deleted 1 base in 1 codon), translating into MSCYDLCPPKTSVAVPQPIAESCNELCARQCPDSSAFIQPPPVVVTFPGPILSSFPQQAVVGSSGAPAFGGSLGLGGLYGAGATQASGGLCTFGRAYAAPACSPCVLPSYSKKLWDTCGPC; encoded by the exons ATGTCCTGCTACGACCTGTGCCCACCCAAAACCAGcgtggctgtgccccagcccatCGCTGAGAGCTGCAACGAGCTGTGCGCCCGCCAGTGTCCCGACTCCTCAGCCTTCATCCAGCCG CCCCCCGTGGTGGTCACCTTCCCCggccccatcctcagctccttcccgcAGCAAGCCGTGGTGGGCTCCTCCGGAGCACCGGCCTTTGGcggctccctggggctgggcggCCTCTACGGCGCCGGCGCCACCCAGGCCTCGGGGGGCCTCTGCACCTTTGGCAGAGCCTACGCTGCTCCCGCCTGCAGCCCTTGCGTCCTGCCCAGCTACAGCAAGAAGCTCTGGGACACCTGCGGGCCCTGCTAG
- the LOC125318292 gene encoding scale keratin-like has protein sequence MSCYDLCPPKTSVAVPQPIAESCNELCARQCPDSSAFIQPPPVVVTFPGPILSSFPQQAVVGSSGAPAFGGSLGLGGLYGAGATQASGGLCTFGRAYAAPACSPCVLPRYSKKLWDTCGPC, from the coding sequence ATGTCCTGCTACGACCTGTGCCCACCCAAAACCAGcgtggctgtgccccagcccatCGCTGAGAGCTGCAACGAGCTGTGCGCCCGCCAGTGTCCCGACTCCTCAGCCTTCATCCAGCCGCCCCCCGTGGTGGTCACCTTCCCCggccccatcctcagctccttcccgcAGCAAGCCGTGGTGGGCTCTTCTGGAGCACCGGCCTTTGGcggctccctggggctgggcggCCTCTACGGCGCCGGCGCCACCCAGGCCTCGGGGGGCCTCTGCACCTTTGGCAGAGCCTACGCTGCTCCCGCCTGCAGCCCTTGCGTCCTGCCCCGCTACAGCAAGAAGCTCTGGGACACCTGCGGGCCCTGCTAG